The DNA window ACTCTGTCCCAAATAGGCGATATCAATCATGACGGCTACAACGGTGGGTTGATAGAACACCTATTTAAGttagaaatgaaataaaaaaccaatatCTTTTACAGACGTGGCCGTGGGAGCTCCCTTTGCCGGCAATGGATCGGTGTTAATCTACCTCGGCAGCAAAGATGGGTTGCGGGATCAGCCCAGCCAGCGACTGGATGCTCCTCCCCAGGCTAAGGAGAAGTACGGAGCACACATGTTTGGCCACGGCTTATCCCGCGGATCGGACATAGATGGCAACGGGTTCAACGACTTCGTTGTCGGAGCCCCCAACGCGGACGTCGTCTATGGGTACAAGGCTTATCCTGTTGTAAAAATAGTTGCAAGAATTGAACCCACCGTACATCGGATCCAACCGGAGCAGGAAAGATTGAATATCACCGCCTGCTTTAGATTGAAAACCACCTCCAAGGTCCATGCGATTcagcagcaggagctgaaCATCTCGATAGAACTCGACGTGGCAAAGGAACCCATGGATAAGAGGGCTGTATTCGAGGGCGACACTAAGATCCGATTTTTGGCTGTTGCTATGCTCGAGGAGAAGTGCAgaaatttcgaaattcaaatgGTCCGGAAAGCTAAATTCGAGAACATTACCATGAAAATGAACTACGAGCTGCAGAGGAAAATTCCGAATACAGAAAGTGagattaaatatttgatttttggtaAACTATCTAATGGCAAGATAACCCCTAACAGAGTTCTGCATGGACTGCGCGATTGTGGATCCAGCAGATCCGAAGTTTTCCACGGGCAATATTACCTTCAACACGGGCTGTCCCACTGTGGACTGCGTTGCTGATCTGAAGCTGAGGGACATGGATGTGAGGTAAAAATATCTGTGGTGTTGCGTTTTGGTTTCCTACTTAACAGGCGTTCTACATTTCCCTCCAGGTCCGAATTCATTCTGGGTACCTCCGACGTTCTCCGTGTGAGATACAACATCACCAACGAAGGGGAAAACGCCTACCAGCCGCAATTCAACGTGACCAGCATTCCAATCCTGGACTTCGCCCAGATTCCGGGATACTGCAGTAAATATAATGACGTCTTGATGTGCGATCTGAATCAAGGGTTTCGAATTGCCAAATTTCAATCCACTTATGTCGATGTCATCTTCGATGTGACCCAACTAGGCGGACAGTCACTGACCATCTGCGCAAATGTTTTCAGTGCCCTGAACGAGTCCAGTCCCGGGGACAACAACTTTACCACCGTGATCACCCTGAAGGAGCACACCGAGATCGATGCCATTGGGTACTTTACAAAAAcgacttttattataaaaccgACTAACTCCCATCTCCATTTAGAATCCAGACAAATGACCAAATTGTTCTCAAAAAGGACCTCTACACCGCGGAACTCATAAACCACTACGAGTTCAAGAGCCACGGCCCCAGCACAATAGAAAAGTTAAATCTCTCCCTTTACATTCCCATAGCCTATAAGACGTCGGATTCTGATATATATCCCATCATGGATCTGTCCAGCTTTAAGATTCAGTCCAGCTACAACGATTCCAAGCAACTCACCATCGAACTCTTCGACCCCAATAGTGTGTTGCTCAAGAACTTCACCGAGGAGCACCAGCAGACCACCTTATCGACCATCCGAAAGCGGAGAGAGGTGAAAGGTCTGAAGGTGAAGTCCGATTCAGAACGGCCGGAGCAAAAAGCTAACATATCACAGGTCCAGACCAACGAACTGCTGTTGGAGGAGAACCTTCCGAAGGATAACACACTAGTGCTGAACTGCCAGGAAACCAACCGGACGATATGCGTGCGCGTCGAACTGGGGCTCGACTTTAAGCCGGATAAATCAGTGAGCCTGGACATTAGCTTCGACGTAGATCTGAATGAGGTCGAGTGCTCCTGGGAGTACTTTGTCatcaagactgacctgcggCTCCTCAAGCGGGGCGATCCCTCGTGCAGTTCGTTCAGGATTAACAAGAAGATCAAGTCGAATGTGATTTGCAAGCATGCCGAAGTGTCCATTTGGAAAATTGTCCTGTCCGGTATCGGAGGCGTGGTCCTGCTCTCTGCCATAACCTACACTCTATACAAGGTTCGTATCAGTCTGGTTAAGACATGTTGTCCCTATGTTGCCTTTCTATGCATTTCAGAACGGATTCTTTAAACGCACCATGAAGTACAAAATGAGCAGGCTGATTCGAGAAAGTTTTGCGGAGGTGGATGCAGCGGCGGCGGAGAATGCTAGAGCAGATGGGGATGTGGATTCGGAGTCGGACTAGGATGCGAATGCGGTTGCGGATTAGCCCATTAATTAAGGGTTACCATttgttcttatatttttaggcaTTGTCAATGAACTATAGTTACTATAGTAACAAAATCttagaaaatgaaataaaatctagTTTCGTATAAAAACACGAAAGCTTTAatcttttacctttttaattttcaatttaaaactcTCTGATTCACCGCGATATCAGAGTTGTGTTTAATTGCCTTAAAATCAGTCGAAACATCGTAAAATATGGGAAAACTATAACAGTTAGACATCTTTTCACAATTGGCTAATACACACACTGAATAGGAGAGTAAACGTTTTACTAGGAATAGACTTAAGTATTTCACTTTAAAGATGTCCCCAAAATACAATTTCTAATCCATTCTGATATTCTACTTACTTGGAGAGGTAAGTTTTGCCGACCAAAAGTCGGTTAACCGGTCCTTCAAATAGGTAGCGCCAAAAGTAAAGCTGTACAAAATTCCCATTTCCAAAGTCAAGGTATCGAACCTTGAACTTTGAAATCGATTCAATCAGTATAtcgaaaacattaaaaactcTAGCTTTTCGGGCTAACTTTGCTTTACTTAAGAGATTCAGGTGGCACAAACTGTTTCTTTATAATATCACGGTAGATGCCTGTGAAATTCTAAACTTTCCCGTGTCAAACTCAGTGTTTTATTCTTCCACAATTCTTCGTAACCATTCCAACATGAATCATAAGTGCGCCTTTAATGTATGTATACTAATACGGAATTTAGTCGTTAGTAacttcatatttttattactgcACGACGTTATGGATGAGCTTTCAGCAGAGTTTATAAGTATGCAACTTACAAATGTTTTGCCTTTTCCCCTCGGAGATTACCAATTTCACTCCCGCTGGATAACAGATGATCTAAGTCGTGCAGAGGTTCAGGTCTACATCACTCTTTCCTAAGGAAAGCATTGTCGTGAATACCTATTCTATTAAATGACtttataacaaattttatttcatattaaataaacttaCTTATTCCGAAAAAATACTGCGTTTTTGATGAAAATATCTCCTTGAACTTGAATCATTGGTATGAACGCAAAAAGTTGTAAATGAAAGTTGTAAGTAATGTAAGCTTCGAAATAATagtggaaaattttaaaatttttatcgAATAATTTCAATGTggttctttaattttttataatttttcttcaGTGTAAGACTCTCTGCAAGAATTTATCGGTTACTTATGTATGTACATTTTACATACGCGGATGCCGAAAATCTAAAAATGTTCCCAAGCTTAATAGAtatcattttatttgctttcggGTCGTTGAAGAGAAACAACCACCAAAAATTTGCGTCCGCGAGTGTAAGCTTTAGTAATTTACTATTGTAATGCACGATCCCCAAAAAAATTAGCAAGTGCATATTTATTACATAGTTATACACCTGTAAAGGAAATATGTGTCGCATCCTATTCTTTGCGTTTATGGCTTTGGTATACCAAATGGAAGCATTCAATATCTCCCCGCATCCGAGCCTAGTGATAAATTATCCATCGCATTTGAATACCTCCCAAAGGCGAAGCTCATATTTTGGATATTCTCTCGTAATCCGTCCTACCAGGTGAGTCGCTCTGTTTTCGAAAGGGATCATTTAAATGTCTTTCaggacaatttttttattttttttgcaagaTATAGCTAGAGAAACTATGTTTAACTAGATTTTCAAGAAGTCTGAGCCATCTGAGCATTCTGCAGATTAATTGGAGTGATTGGATCTTTGTTTTCGTTGTATAATAACAGCACTGCTGGCATAAGAGATTAGTAACACTAGCAAAGACTATCTACCCCGTCATCCGTTTGTCTTTCCACGCCTTTAAATGGTATAATCTCCAAATCTAAAAAGGCTTCACTATTGGGATTTAATACGTACATTTCAGAAAGTCAATACCTGTGGTATTAGGCAGGGTAAAAAGTAATTACTTTTACTACTAATCAGTATATTCATTTAAACCCCAAAAGAGgggtatatattttaattttagaacttaattaaattgaaaaaattcagaacaatggaattttatttttttaattaaattaacttgTTTTGTTGGTTTTAGCAAAGATAATATTTGTTGTTTCGGTATTTTGGGAATTAACTGTTATTTAACAACAATCTTATTAGTCATTAGCAGTTTTTTCCGTTGTGCACTCCTAATGTTGAATATACTTTTATAAGATATCAGTCCTCCTGAGTGTAACTGGCCTTTTTCCGTTGTAGCGTCATAGTGGGAGCTCCTCGTTCTGAATCCACCTTGCCCTTGCAGAAGAATATCGACGAGCCGGGGGCGATATTCAAATGCAACCTGACGAGCGGTTCCTGCAGTCCGTATGTCCTGGATCCGCGAGGAGATGTCGACAACTATAACTCAAAGTGCACCACCAACAACTTTGAGAGCAAGGGCTTCCAGTGGCTGGGAGGCTCCATGGACGGCGGAACCAGGGACACGGATAAGTTGATCGTGTGCGCTCCCCGCTTATACGCCCGCAGCTACGAGAGGGTCCACATGATTGGAACTTGCTACTGGGTAAAGGACACACATGGGCACACTTCCGACCACGTCACTCGAATCTCCCCACTCCGCTTAAAGTCGAAGCAGTTGATCGAGGGCAACGTAAAGAAGGGCATATTGGGAAAATACGTTTATATGAATGGCGAGATGGGACTGAGTGCCCATGTGCCGGAGGATAACTCCAGATTTCTAATTGGAGCCCCGGGCATTGATAATTGGAAAGGATCGATCATCCTGGACTATCCAGAGGACAATTCTGAAAATCACCTTATGGAAAAGGACTTTGCAAAAACTTGTCACTTGGAGCACAATAAAACGAAAATTCCCGAGACGCAGAGTTGGCAGGAGGAGGACTCATACTTTGGCTATGCCGTGAGCTCCGGTTACTTCGACAGCGCCAGCCCGAACACCCTGCTCTACGTGGCCACCGCTCCCCAGGCCAACGTACAGGCCGGCGGGGCctatatatttgattttacgGATAACGGACGCAGCATCCAAAAGATAAAAGACTTCTATGGAGAACAATTCGGAGAATATTTTGGCTACTCCGTTTTGGCGGAGGACCTTAATGGCGACGGAAGAACTGACGTCATCGTATCAGCGCCCCAGCACGCTCTGGCGGATTCCCAAGACATCGGAGCCATCTACGTGTTTATCAACAAGGGCTCTGTGAGTAATACAACTTTTAGAAATAAgtcacatttaaaatattagcaTTCCTAGATTAAGGCTGACTAATGCCGGGTATTATTTCAGTATGAGTTCGAGGAGACGATTATTCATTCGCCAGGGGGCAGTAAGGGCCGGTTTGGAACTACCCTATCCCGAATAGGCGATATCAATCAAGATGGGTTCAACGGTGGGTTATGACCACAGCCAACTTCAATGTACAAAACTATCTTTATACAGACGTGGCCGTGGGAGCCCCCTTTGCCGGCAACGGATCGGTGTTCATCTATCTGGGCAGCGAAGAGGGCTTGCAGGAGCAGCCGAGCCAGCGACTGGATGCTCCCTCCCAGCGGGATTCATTTTACGGAGCGCACATGTTTGGTCATGGTTTATCCCGCGGATCGGACATAGATGACAACGGCTTCAACGATTTCGTTATCGGAGCCCCCAATGCGGAGGTCTCTTATCTGTATAAGGCCTATCCCGTGGTAAGAGTAATTGCAGAGCTTAGGCCGGAATCGCGAGAGGTCAAACAGGGGAAGGACAAGATCACCATCGCCGCCTGTTACAGACTGGATACTAAGGCCAAGAAGatgcaggagcaggagcttaACATACGCATTTCTATAGACAAACAGCTGGGAAGGGCTAAATTCCCCGAAAGCCAGACCGACGAGATCTGCTTCCAAGCAACTGCGGGTCTTAAAGAAATTTGCAGagagtttaaaattaaattgcgcTTTGGCAGCGTGTTCACGCCCATCGTTCTGGAGATGCACTACGAATTGACGAACAAGGTTTCCGACTCTGAGGGTAAGTGGAAGGTAAACTTATAAAACGAATTCAATAACTAACCCAAACAATTTCAATAGAGTTTTGCGAAACCTGCGCTTTAGTTGATCCCCAGGAACCGACGGTCTCCTCGCAGAAGATTATCTTCAGCACGGGCTGTGCCGCCGATGTTTGTATTGCAGATCTGCAGTTGAGGAGCAAGAATGTGAGGTAAGTAAGCAATAACACCAAGGATATCCTATTAAATGTCAGAAGTCCATTTATTCAGcgtagaaaaataaataacgtTCTAAATAATACATCAGAAAATTGTATGATAACCCAATACATGTTACTCATGGGTAAATATGAGTGATTTgcccatttaattttttatcagaGTTAacataaattctttaaaatttccatAGCCCCACTTACGTACTGGGAAGTGCCGATACCCTGCGCATCGACTACAAGATCACCAACAACGGAGAGAACGCGTACCTTCCCCAGTTCAACGTCACCAGCACATCCAGCCTAGCTTTCGCCCAGGTTCCTGGCAACTGCAGGGTCACCGAGGCCGTCATGACGTGCGACCTGAACCACGGACGACATCTGGCCAAAAGTGACAGCGACTCCGTTACCATCAGTTTCGATGTGAGCAAACTCAGCGGACAGTCGCTGATCATCCACGCAGAAGTGTTCAGCGCGGGCCTCGAGAAGAATCCCACGGACAACAAGCAGACCAACGCGATTGGGCTGAAGGAGTTCACCGAAATAGATGCCAGCGGGTAAGTTTTCATTatactaaattatttaaatcctCTTCAACTCCCCTATTACTTTTAAGCGGTCACACAAACGATCGAATTGTTCTCAAAAAGGCCCCTAATATCACGGAGGTCGTCAACCAATACGAGATTAAGAGCCGCGGCCCCAGTACCATTGAAGAGTTAACGGTGGCCCTTTACATACCCGTAGCCTATAAGACGGATGAATCCGTAAAGGCTAAACCCATAATTGACGTATCCAGCCTAAAGCTGCAGGTCAAGTACGATTCCCAGGCGCCACCCGTAAAAGTCTACGATCAGAACAATGGCGTTTTATCCGCGACCCGAAAGCGTAGGGATGTGGAGCGCCTGAAAGGCGTCCAAGAGATCAGTGCTGGGATATCCAACGTCCAGGACAACGCGGAGGAGAGTCTGCCGATCAGCAACACCATTGTGTTCAACTGCCAGGACACCAACAGTACGATTTGTTTAAGAGCCGAGATGCGCCTTAAATTCAGGCCGCATAAACCAATTAACCTGAACATAAGGTTTAACCTGGATCTGAACGAGATGAGGGATGACTGGGAGTACTTTGTCATAAAGACTGATCTGAGACTGCTGAAGAAGGGCGATCCCACCTCCAGTTCGCTGAAGATTAATAAGAGGATCAAATCGAATGTGATATCCAATCATTCTGAAGTATCGCGTTGGAACATTATATTGTCTGTGATCGGAGGAATTCTGTTGCTCTCAGCAATAAGTTATACTCTTTACAAGGTTTGTATGCTAATAACCATACATTATTTTTACTGATGCTATTAATTCCTTAGCATGGATTCTTCGAACGCGCGAAGAAGGAAGAACTAAAGAAATTAATACGACAGAGTGTTGAGGCGCTTGAGGTGGCGGAGGATGAGGAGGCGGAGGATGAGGAGGCGGATGACATGGATCAGTTTCTGGGGGAAGTTATATGAAAgagtcttaaaaatatatatattgcatAAAAtggtattaaaatttaatatagcAACTTAAGTCGCTCACACCCTCAAGGCGTGTGCCTTAATTCAAATTCTTAATGTGtgaatcatttattttaatataaataacatacaattcttaaaataaataagtacaattataaatattttattaaaatgcattgTTATTCTTAATCCTTgaagtattttaaaactaGTTTAGACTATTAGCACACACTGGCCGAACATGAACCATTTTAGCGATCTTTTCATAACCCTATAACATTTACTCTATTTATGTACATTAATATCTAGTGCCGCCGAAAAAGGCAGACGCACATAGAAAACACGAATTTCTCCCACATAAGCGAGTAAAATGGACTATCTAAGGAGGCGGTATACACATATGCCAACACACATTACGGAGGAGCTGATATTGTGGCGAACCTCGAGGTCTACAATTCGGGACTCGGGGTTGCAGGTATAAGTACACTAGGCTGCGATAAGTTTCTAATTGAGTTGAGGTAAGTGCTCATGATGGCTTGGATAAAGTAGAGTGGTTGCTTTCAGATATGTTTGTAATATGTACGACTGACTACACCTAGGAAATTGTAAAAGTACCAAATAGGTGAGTATGTGCTTCGCTCATCGCAGGCGATTCAATATGCATTTCTTTGGTGGTTCCTATTGGTAACAAACGAAAACAGATATTATATCTCTATGCTCCTGCCTTCAAGGtgtacaacaacaacaatggcgcTTTCTAGATTAATACttgtataaaaatacagaGAATTTGTGAACTATGTATTGTCAAAATCATTAACACGTAAGTAACTTGCGACTCCCCCGACTAAATATGCATAACCCATGATATCTGTTTTCCCAGAACCCAACGCTAGTCCATTAGCATGTTATCACCCAGCTCCTATGACTAGAGTTCTCCCATTGAGCACAGTAAGACGAGTGTGTGGCACCTGATCCTTCCTCCTTGCTAACACATTGTCTCGTTGAACGGCGGGTCCTTTTCCGATTCGGTGCTGCTCTTGATGTTTGACGACAGCTTGGCGATCTCGTCCTGCACCAGATGGGTGCTGATCTGCGGTATGGAGAGCGCCGGGTTGCTGCTCTTGGCGGACGACCCGCCGGACTCCTCCGTGCTGGAGCTGCTCTCCTTCAGCACATTCATGCCCAGCTTGCTCGCAAAGGGCTGCGGCTTGAGTGTGGAAATCAGTTTGGCCTGACCAGCCTGGCCAGCGGCCTCCGGTGTCTGAGGCACGGCCTCGGTAGGCTGAGACGGCTTGGCCTGGTCCACGCTAAACTGTTTCTTCAGCTGCATCGGACGCGCTGGCGGTGCCGGCGCTGCCTGCATCGTCACTGGCCCCGAGGCGCTGAGGTCCAGCGAGCTGGAGCTCTCCTCCCGCAAGCGCCGCCCGTCGGCCGCTCCCACCGAGGCGGTACGGATGGGCTGGTAACGCGCCGTGGCAGCGCCGCCCACAGCGCCAACGCTGATGCTGATCCCCGTCGCCGAGTGCGAGTCGCCGGCGTCCAGCGAGGGCTCCGCCGTCAGAGAGGGAGTGTCCACGTTATAGGAGCCCGTCAGTGAGGTGTTCGTCTCATTGGAACTCTGCTTGATGAAGCGGTACGGGTGGGCCGAGTAGTCCGTCTCCGTGCTGGAGTTCTTCTGCAGGCTCTCGCTGGACTTCTTGAACAGCCGTCCGCTGCCCTCGTACGGGGCGTTAAGGAAGTCGCTCGTGGCCCGGGTGGGCACCAGGGGTGAGGGATACGCCTGCTGCTCCATCGAGGAGTTGCGCTGCCAGGGGCGCTCGTTCTTCAGCTGAAAGCCGCTCGATACGACGACCATGGCACCGCAGCTACCAGCCCCACTGGTGTCGCTACTGTCGCCACCGCCGGCGCCGCCACCTCCGCCGCCCATGAGGTCGCCATCGACCGAGGGCTTTGAAGGTGACAGCTCTACGGCGGTCTCGCGTCGCAGCGGATAGCGATGGCTGTAGTCTATGGATACGCCGATCTGGGGGAGGAGAAGGTGACTTGAGTACTTGTATGTAATGGGATGTATTTACAAATGTTATTAATACCTCAAATCCCTGGGCGCTGGCATCGATGGAGCCGCGCGACTCAATCAGACCCTCCAGTATCTTGTAGTCGTTCTCCTCGCACTCCTTCAGATGCTTCTTCTCCAGCAAAGCCGCAGCCTCGGCCCGCGACATTTCCGTTTTGGGACGGTCCAGTGAAGCTGTCGGTTCAACGGGGTGAAAGGCAAACATGAGTGGGGCGGCGAATTCAATGGGGAAGGGAAATAAACCAGATGTGGGGAATCTCTTCCTTTTGGAGGCGGCGGAAGCAAGGCAATGATACGGGCGTTGCGCATTCAACCGGTTAGTTATTTACACTTTGCTTACGGATATTCAAACGGGGCACTGGGTAACTCAATTCGATGCGAAATTCGTGATTCTTGATTCGTGACCTTGTGCTCCTCCTGGCTTACCTTTGTTGCTCGGCAGGGACACCGTGGGCGATGCTATCATGTGGCAGACGCTCTCCAGCTCGTCCGTGATCGAGGTGTACTCGCTGTGCAGTTTCAGCAAGATATTTCTGGAGGGTTTCGCATGCAATACTGATTTACCTAGAGTTCGGAGTTCGTGGTTAGGTTCAGAGAAAATGACGTGTGCGAGAGAACGAACAACAGTTAGGACTCGATTCGGTTATGATCGGTTGGTCAATGGTCAATGGTTAATGGTCAGAGCTGCTCGAAATTTGTTGGCCAATTCGGTTTGCTGGATTGGTGGAGGGCTCGGATTGGATTAAGATTTGTCTGGGTTTCTGGGTTAGGTGGGGTGGCATGACGGGATTAGTAGCCTGAATTTAGAGCGCAAATCTGAGGCCGGCGTGGTGTTCATCCTTCGAAGGTTTCTTACCCGGATGTGCTGATCCCTGGCCGGCGGGTGCGTCCTTGTCGCTGTCCGGCTCCGATTGCGTGAGGCTCATCTGTCGGCGGGACAAGGAGGCCAGCTGGTTGAGGCTGATGTGGGACCGGTTTATGTCCGCCCCGGTCAGGGAGTAGGTCTCCGAGTTGCGGCGGCACAGGGAAACGGTTCGCTGGCGCAGTGCCCGGTGCCTGGCAGCTGTTTGGTTTGGATGAGAAGGTACATTTATAAGGACTCGCTACTGTTGGGACAGGTACAGTGACAGGTACACAACACAGGAGAACAGAAGGCAAGAACACAGGACAGAGGAAGCGGCTAGGCCAAATTACCCTCAAAGCTGATGTCTGGCGCCGCGTCGTCGGAGTTGTCGCCTCCCACTAGGGTCTGGTCGTCGTCGTTGTTGCCCATCGGAGTGAGGGTGTCCTTGCTCTCCGTGCTGGCACCCGTGTCCTGGCGCACGGTCACATACGGGGTCCGCTTCACCGTCTCACAGGTGGAGGGTCGCTGCGAGAGGGGCAGGTAGATGTCCGAGTCCGCCTCCGACTGCATGGACGCCTTGCGGACCACCTGCTCGTTGAGGGCCTCCCGGGACTTGACCACCTCGTCCGGTTCCTCCGGCAGCGGCACCACCTCGAAGTGCGTGCCCTCGTCGAAGATGTACGCGTCTGGCCGGACTTCGGTCAGCGAGCGATTGAAGCGGCGCCGGGTGGTCACCTGGATATATTTGCCAAAAGAGTGTGCACAAAAAAAGGGGATGCCATGGATTCAATGATTTATTGCACATAAAACGGGTTTAACAATATAAaggcataaataaatagaatatttgaataaataaataggtgTCATATAAAACTCTTCAGATGCCTCCTACCATCTCTTTTTAACATCTCTAAAACTATATGACACTGTTGAACGTAAAAGACCCTAGGGACTACTTGGAACATCATAAATACGCCATTCTAAGCCGTGTTGTCACTGAGGCAACCTATTTCTTGGTTCGGCAATATCAAGCTCGGAATGACACTTTCTGTCGCAGTGTGCTTGGTATTGCAGCGATATGTAATTCAAACGCACCTGCAGCGAATTTAAATTCAGTCCGGCGCCCAGGCCGAGTGGTAAGATGgctccgccgccgcccccgCCGCCGGCACCACCAGCACCGTTTCCGCCTGGTCCGCCGCCGGCCTCCGTGTCCGAAATCGAGATGGTGCGCATGCGCTGCATCTCCCCCGGAATGTTTATCGTGGAGCCGCGCAAATCGTCCGTGCCAGCGATGTGGGTCGACATGAAGCGATGTATGACGGCCAGGTGGGAGAGTATCTGCTCCGAGGACTCCTCCATCTTTCGCAGCCGGAACTCGATGTTCTGGAAAGTGACAGAACAAGACAGAACAAGTTAAAACTGGCGAtaaatcgaattaaatttccaCTGCGTATGGTATGTCGAACAATGGCAGAGAAAATGCTGCAGCGCCTGCAGCAAATGGTCATTCGGACGTGTCCAAATTTCAATTCAGACGTTAAGACGTGCTGTCA is part of the Drosophila biarmipes strain raj3 chromosome 2R, RU_DBia_V1.1, whole genome shotgun sequence genome and encodes:
- the LOC108026487 gene encoding integrin alpha-PS4-like; its protein translation is MYRFLLFVCLGLRCQIEAFNISPNPTQRFLYPDSGKIEDGRSSYFGYSLVIREKSVIVAAPRANSTWPDQSKIIEPGMVFRCLFEHGSCSPYDIDNKGNHFEKASTDVLRAKGKDHQWLGGSMDGGTLDSDKLLVCAPRFHSANEVARNGWKYDPVSHTSANFSMIGVCYWLKDTAAEEDLDVTDICPFALIKKQTGNDSTPFYLMGQLGLSGHVTKSSTLIMGAPGIDMFRGSVYLNPENQETGGSRLVRDTRRALHRSRRDVSLPRNWDQEEGSYFGFAVSSGYFDSSNLTNLLYVATAPHANTKSGEAYIFEYRDGGRNIQKHKTFRGEQFGEFFGYSVLVEDLNGDGKSDLIISAPLYVPKYENSHDKGAIYVFINTGYYSFEKTIIHSPVGSKGRFGTTLSQIGDINHDGYNDVAVGAPFAGNGSVLIYLGSKDGLRDQPSQRLDAPPQAKEKYGAHMFGHGLSRGSDIDGNGFNDFVVGAPNADVVYGYKAYPVVKIVARIEPTVHRIQPEQERLNITACFRLKTTSKVHAIQQQELNISIELDVAKEPMDKRAVFEGDTKIRFLAVAMLEEKCRNFEIQMVRKAKFENITMKMNYELQRKIPNTEKFCMDCAIVDPADPKFSTGNITFNTGCPTVDCVADLKLRDMDVRSEFILGTSDVLRVRYNITNEGENAYQPQFNVTSIPILDFAQIPGYCSKYNDVLMCDLNQGFRIAKFQSTYVDVIFDVTQLGGQSLTICANVFSALNESSPGDNNFTTVITLKEHTEIDAIGIQTNDQIVLKKDLYTAELINHYEFKSHGPSTIEKLNLSLYIPIAYKTSDSDIYPIMDLSSFKIQSSYNDSKQLTIELFDPNSVLLKNFTEEHQQTTLSTIRKRREVKGLKVKSDSERPEQKANISQVQTNELLLEENLPKDNTLVLNCQETNRTICVRVELGLDFKPDKSVSLDISFDVDLNEVECSWEYFVIKTDLRLLKRGDPSCSSFRINKKIKSNVICKHAEVSIWKIVLSGIGGVVLLSAITYTLYKNGFFKRTMKYKMSRLIRESFAEVDAAAAENARADGDVDSESD
- the LOC108026486 gene encoding integrin alpha-PS3-like, with translation MCRILFFAFMALVYQMEAFNISPHPSLVINYPSHLNTSQRRSSYFGYSLVIRPTSVIVGAPRSESTLPLQKNIDEPGAIFKCNLTSGSCSPYVLDPRGDVDNYNSKCTTNNFESKGFQWLGGSMDGGTRDTDKLIVCAPRLYARSYERVHMIGTCYWVKDTHGHTSDHVTRISPLRLKSKQLIEGNVKKGILGKYVYMNGEMGLSAHVPEDNSRFLIGAPGIDNWKGSIILDYPEDNSENHLMEKDFAKTCHLEHNKTKIPETQSWQEEDSYFGYAVSSGYFDSASPNTLLYVATAPQANVQAGGAYIFDFTDNGRSIQKIKDFYGEQFGEYFGYSVLAEDLNGDGRTDVIVSAPQHALADSQDIGAIYVFINKGSYEFEETIIHSPGGSKGRFGTTLSRIGDINQDGFNDVAVGAPFAGNGSVFIYLGSEEGLQEQPSQRLDAPSQRDSFYGAHMFGHGLSRGSDIDDNGFNDFVIGAPNAEVSYLYKAYPVVRVIAELRPESREVKQGKDKITIAACYRLDTKAKKMQEQELNIRISIDKQLGRAKFPESQTDEICFQATAGLKEICREFKIKLRFGSVFTPIVLEMHYELTNKVSDSEEFCETCALVDPQEPTVSSQKIIFSTGCAADVCIADLQLRSKNVSPTYVLGSADTLRIDYKITNNGENAYLPQFNVTSTSSLAFAQVPGNCRVTEAVMTCDLNHGRHLAKSDSDSVTISFDVSKLSGQSLIIHAEVFSAGLEKNPTDNKQTNAIGLKEFTEIDASGGHTNDRIVLKKAPNITEVVNQYEIKSRGPSTIEELTVALYIPVAYKTDESVKAKPIIDVSSLKLQVKYDSQAPPVKVYDQNNGVLSATRKRRDVERLKGVQEISAGISNVQDNAEESLPISNTIVFNCQDTNSTICLRAEMRLKFRPHKPINLNIRFNLDLNEMRDDWEYFVIKTDLRLLKKGDPTSSSLKINKRIKSNVISNHSEVSRWNIILSVIGGILLLSAISYTLYKHGFFERAKKEELKKLIRQSVEALEVAEDEEAEDEEADDMDQFLGEVI